From Psychrobacillus sp. FSL K6-2836, a single genomic window includes:
- a CDS encoding DMT family transporter, whose protein sequence is MNNKIIGALFLSLAASIWGGMYVVVKVVVDIVPPFELVWIRYVIAVFVLVIIGICMKQSWKIAKRDWVIIFLVGLIGNTISIVTQEIGTMLSTAQMGAIITSTTPAFMVIFARFILKEKITFKKCLSIVLATVGVFIIVGNGQIDGTQQLGGFYLLIAALSWALMSVLIKKVPAHYSQIVFTTYSSFIAVILLTPFVIPKLNALDLSLILQPTISGGLLYLGVISTAGGFLLWNKGLQLMNASSGGLFFFFQPIVGTFLGWLLLGETIGISFWIGTILIFCGVFIVIKDE, encoded by the coding sequence ATGAATAATAAAATAATAGGTGCTTTGTTTTTATCACTTGCTGCAAGTATTTGGGGTGGGATGTATGTTGTAGTAAAAGTAGTAGTTGATATTGTTCCACCATTTGAACTAGTCTGGATTCGTTATGTCATTGCGGTATTTGTACTTGTGATTATTGGCATTTGCATGAAGCAATCATGGAAAATAGCCAAACGAGACTGGGTTATTATTTTTCTTGTTGGTCTTATTGGTAATACAATATCGATTGTCACACAAGAAATAGGTACGATGTTATCAACGGCTCAAATGGGTGCCATTATTACATCAACAACACCTGCTTTTATGGTTATATTTGCACGTTTTATTTTAAAAGAAAAAATAACATTTAAAAAATGTTTATCTATAGTATTAGCTACAGTTGGCGTGTTCATTATTGTTGGTAATGGGCAAATAGATGGAACACAACAACTAGGCGGCTTCTACTTATTAATTGCTGCATTATCATGGGCATTGATGTCTGTATTAATTAAAAAAGTCCCTGCTCATTATTCACAAATTGTTTTTACAACTTATTCTTCTTTTATAGCTGTAATTTTGTTGACGCCATTCGTTATACCTAAGTTAAACGCTTTAGACCTATCGCTTATTTTACAGCCGACGATTTCAGGAGGGCTACTGTATTTGGGTGTCATTTCAACAGCTGGTGGTTTCTTATTATGGAACAAAGGTCTCCAATTAATGAATGCTTCGAGCGGTGGATTATTCTTTTTCTTCCAACCAATCGTCGGGACCTTTTTAGGCTGGCTATTGTTGGGCGAAACGATTGGAATTTCATTTTGGATAGGTACAATTTTAATTTTTTGCGGTGTGTTTATAGTTATAAAAGACGAGTAA
- a CDS encoding IS110 family transposase, producing MEVIIERACGMDVHKDSITACIITPKGKEIQTFSTKTVFLLQLIDWIKEHGCTHVAMESTGVFWKPIVNLLEAESIEFLVVNAQHMKAVPGRKTDVKDAEWIAKLLRHGLLKASFIPDRNQRELRELVRYRRSIIEERARQHNRIQKVLEGANIKLGSVVSDIMGVSSLDMLRAIADGENDPEKLASFARRSMKKKKSELELALRGYINPHQRLMLKTILVHIEFLTEQIELLNEEVATRLSSHQEDIERLDSIPGIATRMAEQILAEVGTDVEKQFPSSAHLCSWAGLVPGHNESAGKRKSTNMKKGNKYLKSALIEAAHSVRGSKTYLGALYRRTASRKGKKRAGISVAHAILRISYYLLTRKEMYVDLGEDYFDKQKEQSIVRYSVRRLENLGYNVTITEPNAS from the coding sequence ATGGAAGTAATCATTGAACGTGCTTGTGGGATGGATGTCCATAAGGATTCCATTACTGCTTGTATTATTACGCCAAAAGGAAAGGAGATTCAAACGTTCTCCACTAAAACTGTATTTCTATTACAGTTAATTGACTGGATTAAGGAGCATGGTTGTACTCACGTAGCAATGGAAAGCACAGGTGTATTTTGGAAGCCTATTGTTAACTTGCTTGAAGCCGAGAGCATTGAGTTTTTAGTAGTGAACGCTCAACATATGAAAGCAGTACCAGGTCGCAAGACCGATGTAAAGGATGCAGAATGGATTGCCAAACTTCTTCGTCATGGTCTACTTAAAGCAAGTTTTATTCCAGACCGAAATCAGCGGGAATTGCGAGAGTTAGTTCGTTACCGTCGAAGTATTATTGAAGAGCGTGCGAGACAACATAATCGGATTCAAAAGGTTTTAGAAGGAGCGAATATCAAACTCGGTTCCGTTGTCTCCGACATCATGGGTGTTTCGTCGCTTGATATGCTTCGTGCTATCGCCGATGGCGAAAATGATCCTGAGAAATTAGCCAGCTTTGCCCGCCGATCAATGAAGAAGAAAAAGAGTGAACTAGAACTAGCTCTTCGAGGGTATATCAATCCACATCAACGTCTCATGTTAAAAACCATTCTGGTTCATATAGAATTTCTAACTGAGCAGATTGAGCTATTAAACGAAGAGGTCGCTACAAGGTTATCCTCCCATCAAGAAGATATAGAACGATTGGATTCCATTCCTGGCATCGCCACTCGAATGGCCGAACAAATCTTAGCCGAAGTCGGTACAGATGTGGAGAAGCAATTTCCCAGTTCGGCGCACTTATGTTCCTGGGCAGGATTAGTACCTGGACATAATGAAAGTGCGGGCAAGAGGAAATCAACCAACATGAAAAAAGGAAACAAGTACTTGAAATCGGCATTAATTGAAGCGGCTCATTCTGTTAGAGGATCCAAAACCTACTTGGGAGCCTTGTATAGGCGCACTGCATCAAGAAAGGGTAAAAAGCGTGCCGGGATATCAGTGGCTCATGCCATTTTAAGAATCAGCTATTATCTCCTAACTCGCAAAGAAATGTACGTAGACTTAGGGGAAGATTACTTTGACAAACAAAAAGAACAATCAATTGTACGATATTCTGTCCGAAGACTTGAAAACTTAGGTTACAACGTTACAATCACTGAACCAAATGCCTCCTAA
- a CDS encoding peptidoglycan D,D-transpeptidase FtsI family protein — MRKIPNKRAQSMKAKQRSTITFRMNVLFFSIFILFTMLILRLGYLQIVKGEEYTRELARGEEVPVNTSVPRGRIFDSEGRIMVDNLPLRAITYTKMQTTKSKDMYKIAETLSILIEKEPNDITKSDLQDFWLKKYPEEALELVTDKERKAIEADEKLEKKEQNRAIDRLTRSRITEEQLNSFTPEELEIIAIYRKMASGYALSPQIIKGDDVKEEVTVEEFARVSERLGELEGVNTTTDWRRVKTSSLAILGSTTLPKVGIPKDRLDYFLSRDYSRNDRVGTSYIEQQYEEVLQGQKSVVQNITDGKGRVIDIQTVFEGEPGKDLVLTMDSEVQLAHEEILAEELLKYSKNSGGQYLQNAYFIMMDPYTGEVLSLVGKRIGKNEKTGAKEINDYAFGAFTNAYEVGSTVKPGTILTGYREGVYPIGGSLVDEPIRIKDSQPKSSVFNRFGSVRMNDLQALERSSNVYMFKTAYGVAGSTYRPNQSINFGRDAFLKMRSGYAQFGLGALTGIDLPGEVNGSTGGFEDGKLLDLSIGQFDTYTTLQLAQFVSTLAIGGNRIQPHVVKEIREPSEDGVQLGKVVKEITPTILNTVDNTREEIERVRQGMRLVYFSRGGTANKAFGNAPFTGGGKTGTAQASYFDAELWRTFNTVNLTHVGFAPYDNPEIAYALVIPDASLESSYKTNFSTPIARRLVDKYFEIKQKNNATSVNDSTSTSLIKPAFTNAKIDEEETEE, encoded by the coding sequence ATGCGAAAAATTCCCAATAAACGTGCACAAAGTATGAAAGCTAAACAACGATCAACTATTACTTTTCGTATGAACGTATTGTTTTTCTCGATATTTATACTTTTTACAATGCTAATACTAAGATTAGGCTATTTACAAATCGTTAAAGGAGAAGAATATACACGTGAATTAGCCCGAGGTGAAGAAGTCCCGGTAAATACTAGTGTACCCCGTGGACGAATTTTCGATAGTGAAGGACGGATAATGGTTGATAATCTTCCGCTACGAGCTATAACATATACAAAAATGCAAACAACGAAATCAAAAGATATGTATAAAATTGCAGAAACATTAAGTATTTTAATAGAAAAGGAACCAAACGATATTACCAAGAGTGATTTGCAAGATTTTTGGCTGAAAAAGTATCCAGAGGAAGCACTTGAATTAGTGACAGACAAAGAGCGTAAAGCAATAGAAGCAGATGAAAAATTAGAAAAAAAAGAACAAAATAGAGCTATCGACCGTTTAACTAGAAGTAGAATTACGGAAGAACAGCTTAATTCCTTTACTCCAGAAGAATTAGAAATCATTGCTATTTATCGAAAAATGGCCTCTGGATATGCATTATCTCCTCAAATTATTAAAGGGGATGACGTAAAAGAAGAGGTTACAGTGGAAGAATTTGCACGTGTCTCTGAAAGACTTGGTGAATTAGAGGGTGTAAATACTACAACAGATTGGAGAAGAGTAAAAACTTCTTCATTAGCTATTTTAGGTTCAACAACATTACCAAAAGTAGGTATACCAAAAGATCGGTTAGATTATTTTCTATCTAGAGATTATTCTCGAAATGATCGTGTAGGCACAAGTTATATTGAACAACAGTATGAGGAAGTACTTCAAGGTCAAAAAAGTGTTGTCCAAAATATAACGGATGGAAAAGGAAGAGTTATCGATATTCAGACGGTTTTTGAAGGAGAACCGGGGAAAGATTTAGTATTAACAATGGACAGTGAAGTTCAATTAGCACACGAAGAAATTTTAGCAGAGGAACTACTTAAATATAGTAAAAATAGTGGTGGTCAATATTTGCAAAATGCTTATTTTATCATGATGGATCCCTACACGGGAGAAGTACTATCACTCGTAGGTAAACGAATTGGAAAAAATGAAAAAACAGGTGCAAAAGAAATTAATGACTATGCATTTGGTGCATTTACTAATGCATATGAAGTTGGATCCACTGTTAAGCCAGGTACTATACTTACAGGTTATCGCGAGGGAGTATATCCCATCGGAGGCTCATTAGTGGATGAACCAATACGTATAAAGGATTCGCAACCAAAAAGTTCTGTATTTAACCGATTCGGAAGTGTACGAATGAATGACTTACAAGCGCTAGAGCGTTCTTCCAATGTATATATGTTTAAAACAGCATATGGAGTTGCCGGCAGTACTTATAGACCTAACCAATCTATTAACTTTGGGAGAGATGCCTTTCTTAAAATGAGAAGTGGTTATGCTCAATTTGGACTCGGAGCATTAACAGGTATAGATTTACCTGGAGAAGTGAACGGAAGTACAGGTGGATTTGAAGATGGTAAGCTGCTAGATTTAAGTATTGGACAGTTTGATACGTACACTACATTGCAGTTAGCCCAATTTGTTTCTACGCTTGCTATTGGTGGTAATAGAATTCAACCTCATGTAGTCAAGGAAATTAGAGAGCCTTCTGAGGATGGAGTCCAGCTCGGTAAAGTAGTAAAAGAAATTACGCCAACTATATTAAACACAGTAGATAACACACGAGAGGAAATCGAACGTGTTCGTCAGGGTATGAGACTTGTATATTTTAGTAGAGGAGGAACGGCGAATAAAGCCTTTGGAAACGCTCCATTTACTGGGGGAGGAAAAACAGGCACTGCTCAAGCTAGTTACTTTGATGCAGAATTGTGGCGAACATTTAATACGGTAAACTTAACCCATGTCGGTTTTGCACCTTATGACAATCCAGAAATAGCATACGCACTTGTTATTCCAGATGCTTCGTTGGAATCATCATATAAAACAAATTTTTCTACTCCAATAGCACGGAGACTTGTCGATAAATATTTTGAGATTAAGCAAAAAAATAATGCGACATCCGTAAATGATTCAACTTCAACCTCACTTATAAAACCAGCATTTACAAATGCTAAAATAGATGAAGAAGAAACAGAAGAATAA
- a CDS encoding GNAT family N-acetyltransferase, translating into MKITKFKETDTEEIVTLFYETVHSVNSKDYSQAELDAWAPIDEKESKMKSWKESLGQNITFVAKINDKVVGFSDLTQTGYLDRLFVHKDYQGQGIATALVDMLESEAKKLNLLEIDVDASITAKPFFEHRGYNIVCSQTVERKGVKLTNYKMVIKIK; encoded by the coding sequence GTGAAGATTACTAAGTTTAAGGAAACTGATACAGAAGAGATTGTTACCTTGTTTTATGAAACAGTTCATTCCGTAAATTCAAAAGATTATTCCCAAGCAGAATTGGATGCTTGGGCACCAATAGATGAAAAAGAATCTAAAATGAAATCTTGGAAGGAATCATTGGGTCAAAATATCACGTTTGTCGCTAAAATTAATGATAAGGTTGTTGGTTTTAGCGATTTAACACAAACTGGGTACTTAGATAGACTGTTCGTTCATAAAGATTATCAAGGACAAGGTATAGCTACTGCTTTAGTTGATATGCTTGAATCTGAGGCAAAGAAATTAAATCTTTTAGAAATTGATGTGGATGCAAGTATTACAGCTAAGCCTTTTTTTGAACATCGAGGTTACAATATTGTTTGTTCACAAACAGTAGAACGTAAAGGTGTTAAATTGACTAATTATAAAATGGTTATAAAAATAAAATAA
- a CDS encoding GNAT family N-acetyltransferase: MEITTERLIIRPFKSTDLQDVFAIYNNDDTCKFLLHNKWTHEDMQKRFNKKLANGVLTKESLLSLAVIYKNKVIGDISVWYTDMKDTVEIGYSFSDEVAGRGMATEAVSSLVFKLFDEFNVHRIQANLDARNKASQKLCERIGMRKEAHFIQDFWNKNEWTDSIVYGMLPSDLQ; encoded by the coding sequence TTGGAAATTACAACAGAAAGATTAATAATTAGACCTTTTAAGAGTACGGATTTACAGGATGTATTTGCTATTTATAATAATGATGATACCTGTAAGTTCCTATTACATAATAAGTGGACTCATGAAGATATGCAGAAAAGATTTAATAAGAAGTTAGCAAACGGTGTACTCACTAAAGAATCATTGTTAAGTTTGGCAGTTATATACAAGAATAAAGTAATTGGTGATATATCCGTATGGTATACAGATATGAAAGATACTGTTGAGATTGGTTATAGTTTTTCAGATGAAGTAGCCGGGAGAGGTATGGCAACAGAAGCAGTGAGTAGTTTGGTATTTAAATTATTTGATGAATTTAATGTACATCGTATACAAGCTAATCTTGATGCACGGAATAAAGCTTCACAAAAATTGTGTGAACGAATTGGCATGAGAAAGGAAGCCCATTTCATACAAGATTTTTGGAATAAAAATGAATGGACGGATAGTATTGTATATGGAATGTTACCATCCGATTTGCAGTAA
- a CDS encoding DMT family transporter, giving the protein MKSPHISYAILFFGVFALSTSAIFVKLADAPASITAFYRMLFATVILLPFLLVNKKNRQELRSLSKKQLGLGLLSGAFLAAHYVLWFESLNYTSVASSTVIVTLQPLFSMIGGYFLFKERFSKGAIMGFLVAIAGSIVIGWQDFQISGLALFGDILALIAAGIITAYFFIGQHVRKRLSLIPYSVISYGSSTLLLGVFAFWQQTPFFNYSVQTWWSFFGLAFIATILGQTIFNWLLKWLSTSIISMSILGETIGTCILAYFILDEVISLQQGIGIVLILIGLALFLLQNRNKE; this is encoded by the coding sequence TTGAAATCCCCTCATATTTCTTACGCAATCTTATTTTTTGGCGTATTTGCACTATCGACTTCAGCTATCTTTGTAAAATTAGCAGATGCACCTGCTTCAATTACAGCATTTTATCGGATGCTTTTTGCAACTGTAATACTTTTGCCATTTTTATTAGTAAATAAAAAGAACCGACAAGAATTACGCTCTTTATCAAAAAAACAATTGGGACTCGGATTATTATCAGGGGCATTTCTAGCAGCACATTATGTATTGTGGTTTGAATCATTAAATTACACATCTGTTGCAAGCTCGACGGTTATCGTCACATTACAACCACTCTTTTCGATGATTGGCGGCTATTTTTTATTCAAAGAGCGTTTCAGTAAAGGGGCTATAATGGGTTTTCTCGTAGCGATTGCGGGAAGTATTGTCATTGGATGGCAAGATTTTCAAATTAGTGGACTAGCATTATTTGGCGATATACTTGCTCTTATTGCGGCAGGCATCATAACAGCTTACTTCTTCATTGGTCAGCATGTTCGTAAAAGGCTATCTCTTATCCCATATTCAGTTATTAGTTACGGGAGCAGTACATTACTTTTAGGTGTTTTTGCTTTTTGGCAGCAAACACCCTTCTTTAATTATTCTGTACAAACATGGTGGTCCTTTTTTGGATTAGCGTTTATTGCAACAATTTTAGGGCAAACAATTTTCAATTGGTTGTTGAAATGGCTAAGTACCTCCATTATTTCAATGAGTATATTAGGAGAGACAATTGGAACTTGTATACTCGCGTATTTCATTTTGGATGAAGTCATTTCTTTACAACAAGGTATAGGCATCGTACTTATCTTAATCGGTCTAGCATTATTTTTACTACAGAATAGAAATAAAGAATAA
- a CDS encoding helix-turn-helix domain-containing protein codes for MNDHRLGQTVLNYRKKSGMTIREFADYAGISTSLISQIERGQANPSLSVLKLIAQALNVPLFTLFINEIDTDSLISRKHDRKKVYRENSDHIVYDVLTPDFMKAHIELLLMDLNAHASTTESHYSHDNQEEIAVVMKGQAYVELEGTEYFLNEGDVVRIPPNVKHRFLNKSDESNHILFVLTPSLV; via the coding sequence ATGAACGATCATCGTCTCGGACAAACCGTATTAAATTATCGTAAAAAGAGTGGGATGACAATTCGTGAGTTCGCTGATTATGCTGGGATTAGCACATCACTTATTAGCCAAATAGAGAGAGGACAAGCAAATCCATCGTTAAGTGTACTTAAACTGATTGCACAGGCATTAAATGTACCACTCTTTACCCTCTTCATTAATGAAATTGATACGGATTCGCTCATTTCGAGAAAACATGATCGAAAGAAAGTATATCGTGAGAATAGTGACCATATTGTCTATGATGTGTTAACACCAGATTTCATGAAAGCACATATTGAGCTCTTACTAATGGATTTAAATGCACACGCAAGCACTACGGAAAGTCACTATTCACACGACAACCAAGAAGAAATTGCTGTCGTCATGAAAGGACAAGCGTATGTCGAACTGGAAGGCACCGAATACTTTCTAAATGAAGGAGATGTCGTACGCATTCCACCAAATGTTAAACACCGGTTTTTGAACAAAAGTGATGAATCGAATCATATATTATTCGTACTAACTCCATCATTAGTTTAA
- a CDS encoding MarR family transcriptional regulator — protein sequence MEKTNLFKLIHSSELISNENIVKFSSKFTYPVGISAILVLAQLRTSGPKKQSELADILQYSKGAITNISSKLVKFELAERLYDEEDRRTIHLKITAKGQSALFEAQKLGEEIYVELFEGLTEEELDQYLSIQKKILNGMKNKRLSI from the coding sequence ATGGAAAAAACAAATTTATTTAAACTTATTCATTCAAGTGAATTAATCTCAAACGAAAATATTGTCAAATTTTCCTCAAAGTTTACATATCCAGTTGGAATATCAGCAATTTTAGTATTAGCTCAGCTACGTACAAGTGGACCGAAAAAACAAAGTGAATTAGCTGATATTCTACAATATTCAAAAGGAGCAATAACCAATATATCATCAAAGCTTGTGAAATTTGAGCTTGCTGAACGACTATATGATGAAGAAGATCGTAGGACGATTCATCTGAAGATAACTGCTAAAGGTCAATCAGCTCTATTCGAAGCACAAAAACTAGGAGAAGAAATATATGTGGAGTTGTTTGAAGGATTAACGGAGGAGGAGCTTGACCAATATTTAAGCATACAGAAGAAAATACTAAATGGTATGAAAAATAAAAGACTGTCAATATAA
- a CDS encoding SDR family NAD(P)-dependent oxidoreductase, whose protein sequence is MSKLQDKVVIITGGAGGIGLGMAKAMVKEGAIVTIVDVNDETGHASEKLLQEASPKSMFVKADLMDRENLPNIIKTVVEKYGRLDVLVNNAHASKQLTFENITQADLDLSFGTGFYPTFYLMQAALPHLKETKGNIINFASGAGLAGHETQAAYAAAKEAIRGISRVAANEWGRFGINVNIISPLANSEGVQAWAQAQPEYYQSVVSKIPMGRFGDVEEDIGRVAVFLASEDSRYITGQTMMVDGGSIMLR, encoded by the coding sequence ATGAGTAAACTTCAAGACAAAGTTGTAATTATTACAGGTGGTGCAGGTGGAATTGGGCTAGGTATGGCAAAAGCAATGGTGAAAGAAGGGGCAATCGTTACGATTGTAGATGTAAATGATGAGACAGGTCATGCAAGTGAAAAATTATTGCAAGAAGCTTCTCCAAAATCTATGTTTGTAAAAGCTGATCTTATGGATCGTGAAAACTTACCTAATATCATTAAAACAGTAGTTGAAAAATACGGTAGGTTAGATGTTCTTGTAAATAATGCACATGCATCGAAACAATTGACGTTTGAGAACATTACACAAGCTGATCTAGACCTATCATTCGGTACTGGATTTTATCCTACATTCTATTTGATGCAGGCAGCACTTCCTCACCTAAAAGAAACAAAAGGAAATATTATTAATTTTGCTTCTGGAGCAGGACTTGCAGGGCATGAAACACAAGCGGCATATGCAGCTGCAAAAGAAGCAATTCGCGGAATATCTCGAGTGGCAGCAAATGAGTGGGGTCGCTTTGGCATTAACGTAAATATCATTAGTCCACTGGCAAACTCAGAAGGTGTCCAAGCATGGGCACAAGCACAACCTGAATATTATCAATCCGTAGTAAGTAAAATTCCAATGGGACGCTTTGGTGATGTGGAAGAGGATATTGGTCGTGTAGCTGTGTTTTTAGCAAGTGAGGACTCTAGGTATATAACAGGACAAACGATGATGGTGGATGGCGGATCCATCATGCTTCGCTAA
- a CDS encoding YitT family protein: MQKNKAADTIRKIIMIVIGAAIAGYALEAVLIPNSVIDGGVTGVSIMGMYLFNIPLGVLLFVLNIPFVYLGYKQVGKTFAIMSIIGIASLSISTVLMHHIEPILGAQDPLLVVISGGVMLGVGIGVVLRNGGALDGAEVLAVLVSRKVPFSVGDIILFINAFIFIGAGFIYGLESALYSATTYYIAKIVIDVIQVGLENSKSVRIVSKQSEEIGSAIQDRLGRGVTYSSGRGGFSNETMDIVTCVITRMEENKLITIIKEMDPSAFVVITEVAEVRGGSFKKRDIH; the protein is encoded by the coding sequence ATGCAAAAGAACAAAGCAGCGGATACAATCCGTAAAATAATTATGATTGTAATAGGTGCAGCAATTGCGGGTTATGCACTAGAAGCGGTATTAATACCGAACTCAGTTATTGATGGTGGAGTAACAGGTGTTAGTATCATGGGTATGTACTTATTTAACATTCCTCTTGGAGTATTATTATTTGTGTTAAATATTCCGTTTGTATACTTAGGTTATAAACAGGTCGGTAAAACCTTCGCAATAATGAGTATTATTGGGATAGCATCATTATCTATATCTACAGTTTTAATGCATCATATCGAGCCAATTTTAGGTGCCCAAGATCCCTTATTAGTAGTAATTTCTGGTGGTGTTATGCTAGGTGTTGGTATTGGAGTTGTCCTACGTAACGGTGGTGCACTCGATGGGGCAGAAGTTCTCGCCGTCCTTGTTTCCCGTAAAGTACCTTTTTCAGTAGGGGATATTATTTTATTTATAAATGCGTTTATTTTCATAGGTGCCGGTTTTATTTATGGATTAGAAAGTGCTCTGTATTCAGCTACAACTTATTACATAGCTAAAATTGTTATAGACGTTATTCAAGTTGGACTAGAAAATTCAAAATCCGTCCGTATTGTTAGTAAACAATCGGAGGAAATTGGTTCTGCAATTCAGGATCGTTTAGGTCGGGGGGTTACATATTCCAGTGGCCGTGGGGGTTTTTCTAATGAAACGATGGATATTGTCACATGTGTAATTACTCGTATGGAAGAAAACAAATTAATAACGATTATTAAAGAAATGGATCCAAGTGCTTTTGTTGTTATCACAGAAGTGGCAGAAGTAAGAGGCGGTAGCTTCAAAAAACGAGATATTCACTAA
- a CDS encoding protein adenylyltransferase SelO yields MILLTEDNIKVGWNLENTYTSLPDIMFTDINVNPVSNPKLVILNDVLATSLGLDSNGLKSRQSVEEFAGNRAIEGGIPLAQAYAGHQFGHFTMLGDGRALLLGEQITPSGELFDIQLKGSGRTPYSRGGDGRAGLGPMLREYIISESMYALGIPTTRSLAVVTTGEDIMREIVGPGAVMTRIAASHLRVGTFQYAAKWGSIDDLKALADYAIERHYPILMDKENRYLLLLQEVIDRQAALIAKWQLVGFIHGVMNTDNMTISGETIDYGPCAFIDIYNPKTVFSSIDTHGRYAYENQPNIAAWNLARLAECLLPLIHEDQDEAVKQAQEAMTNYPEKYETYWLTGMGNKLGIFNIEEDDISLIDNLLQLLEKYEADYTNTFRLLTLGKLEETVLFGKKDFDQWHEKWQARLEKQDVSKDFIQQLMQKSNPVVIPRNHRVEEALEAAVVKEDYSVLESLLKVISQPYDYNSDYIDYISLPPETSGPYKTFCGT; encoded by the coding sequence ATGATACTATTGACAGAAGATAATATAAAAGTAGGTTGGAACCTGGAAAATACTTATACCAGTCTTCCCGATATAATGTTTACAGACATTAATGTAAATCCTGTAAGCAATCCAAAACTAGTCATCTTAAATGATGTTTTGGCAACCTCGTTAGGGCTAGATTCTAACGGACTAAAAAGTAGACAAAGTGTTGAAGAATTCGCTGGTAATCGCGCAATAGAAGGTGGTATACCTTTAGCACAGGCATATGCTGGGCATCAATTTGGTCATTTTACAATGCTGGGAGACGGAAGAGCTCTGTTGCTTGGTGAACAAATTACTCCCTCGGGTGAACTATTTGATATACAGTTGAAAGGCTCTGGTAGGACACCATATTCACGAGGAGGAGATGGTCGAGCAGGACTTGGACCAATGCTACGGGAATATATTATAAGTGAATCTATGTACGCACTTGGTATTCCAACAACACGTAGCCTCGCCGTAGTCACTACTGGGGAAGATATTATGCGGGAAATTGTAGGGCCCGGTGCTGTTATGACGCGTATAGCTGCTAGTCACCTACGAGTAGGGACATTTCAATATGCTGCAAAATGGGGAAGTATAGACGATCTTAAAGCACTTGCAGATTATGCAATAGAGAGACATTATCCAATATTAATGGATAAAGAAAATCGTTATCTTCTATTACTTCAAGAAGTGATTGACCGTCAGGCAGCTTTAATAGCTAAATGGCAACTTGTTGGTTTTATACATGGAGTGATGAATACAGATAACATGACGATAAGTGGGGAGACGATCGATTATGGTCCATGTGCTTTTATAGACATCTATAACCCTAAAACAGTATTTAGCTCAATCGATACCCATGGTCGTTATGCTTATGAAAATCAACCGAATATTGCCGCTTGGAACTTAGCAAGATTGGCAGAATGCTTATTGCCTCTTATTCATGAAGACCAGGATGAGGCTGTGAAACAAGCGCAAGAAGCGATGACAAACTATCCAGAAAAATATGAAACCTACTGGCTAACAGGAATGGGAAATAAGTTAGGGATTTTTAATATAGAGGAAGATGATATTTCTTTAATTGATAACTTACTTCAACTTTTGGAGAAATACGAAGCAGACTATACTAATACATTCCGTTTATTGACTCTAGGTAAGTTAGAAGAAACAGTTTTGTTTGGCAAAAAGGATTTCGATCAATGGCATGAAAAATGGCAAGCCAGACTTGAAAAACAGGACGTTTCTAAAGATTTCATCCAGCAACTGATGCAAAAAAGTAACCCTGTCGTGATTCCCCGTAATCACCGGGTAGAAGAAGCACTTGAAGCAGCTGTGGTTAAAGAAGACTATAGTGTACTTGAGAGTCTTCTTAAAGTAATTTCTCAACCTTACGATTATAATTCGGATTATATCGACTATATTTCCCTGCCTCCAGAGACCTCAGGACCATACAAAACATTTTGTGGTACTTAA